In the Populus trichocarpa isolate Nisqually-1 chromosome 1, P.trichocarpa_v4.1, whole genome shotgun sequence genome, one interval contains:
- the LOC7492055 gene encoding scopoletin glucosyltransferase, with product MESPPFQLHIAFFPFMAQGHIIPTVDMARTFARHGVKATIITTPLNAPLFSRTIERDIEMGSKICILIMKFPSAEAGLPVGCENASSIETLEMVPKFFKAVSLLQQPLEYLLEECRPSCLVADMMFPWATKVASKFGIPRLVFHGTSYFALCVSDCLKRFEPYKSIETDLEPFTVPGLPDKIKLTRLQLPSHVKENSELSKLMDEISRADLESYGVIMNSFHELEPAYSEHYKKVIGRKAWHIGPVSLCNRDTRDKMQRGGVASIDENECLRWLAMKKSRSVLYICFGSMSKSDFSATQLFEIAKALAASGQNFIWAVKNGEKTKGEDREEWLPEGFEKKIQGKGLIIRGWAPQMLILDHEAVGGFMTHCGWNSALEGITAGVPMVTWPLCAEQFYNEKLITDVLKIGVAVGAQEWSRHERKILVKKEEIENAITQLMVGEVAEGLRNRTKALKEMARRATEVEGSSYCDLNALIEDLRAIKSTSY from the coding sequence ATGGAGTCCCCGCCGTTCCAGCTTCACATTGCATTCTTCCCATTCATGGCCCAAGGCCATATCATTCCAACTGTTGACATGGCTAGAACTTTTGCTAGGCATGGGGTGAAGGCAACCATTATTACCACTCCTCTTAATGCGCCTCTCTTCTCAAGAACAATTGAACGAGATATAGAAATGGGTTCCAAAATCTGTATTCTTATAATGAAATTCCCTTCTGCAGAAGCTGGGCTGCCAGTAGGTTGTGAGAATGCGAGTTCCATCGAAACGTTAGAAATGGTTCCAAAGTTCTTCAAGGCAGTTAGCCTGCTTCAACAACCACTCGAGTATCTCCTCGAAGAATGCCGTCCCAGTTGTCTTGTGGCAGACATGATGTTTCCCTGGGCTACAAAAGTGGCAAGCAAATTTGGGATCCCAAGGCTGGTTTTCCATGGAACAAGTTATTTTGCTCTCTGTGTATCTGATTGCTTGAAACGCTTCGAACCTTACAAAAGCATAGAAACTGATTTGGAGCCTTTCACGGTGCCTGGCCTTCCAGACAAGATAAAGTTGACTAGACTACAACTGCCTTCACATGTTAAGGAAAATAGCGAACTTTCAAAGCTAATGGATGAAATTTCACGAGCAGATTTGGAAAGCTATGGAGTTATCATGAACAGTTTCCATGAGCTGGAACCAGCTTATTCAGAACACTACAAGAAGGTGATCGGAAGGAAGGCATGGCACATCGGCCCAGTTTCACTTTGCAATAGGGACACCAGAGATAAAATGCAAAGAGGAGGCGTGGCATCTATCGATGAAAATGAATGTTTGAGATGGCTAGCCATGAAGAAATCCCGTTCAGTTCTATACATTTGTTTTGGAAGCATGTCCAAGTCTGACTTTTCAGCTACTCAGTTATTTGAGATTGCAAAGGCTCTTGCAGCTTCTGGACAGAACTTCATTTGGGCAGtgaaaaatggagaaaaaacaaagggtGAAGACCGAGAAGAATGGTTGCCAGAAGGATTCGAGAAGAAAATTCAAGGAAAGGGTTTGATAATAAGAGGATGGGCACCCCAGATGCTGATCCTTGACCATGAAGCCGTTGGAGGGTTTATGACTCATTGTGGATGGAACTCAGCACTGGAGGGAATTACTGCAGGGGTGCCAATGGTCACATGGCCACTTTGTGCTGAAcagttttataatgaaaaattgaTTACAGATGTTCTCAAAATAGGTGTAGCGGTTGGAGCTCAGGAATGGTCGAGGCATGAAAGGAAAATTTTAGTGAAGAAGGAAGAAATAGAGAACGCGATTACTCAGTTAATGGTTGGTGAAGTAGCTGAGGGACTCAGAAACCGAACTAAGGCACTCAAAGAGATGGCAAGGAGGGCGACTGAAGTAGAGGGATCATCATACTGCGATTTGAATGCATTAATAGAAGACCTTAGAGCCATAAAGTCTACCAGCTACTAG